In Oncorhynchus tshawytscha isolate Ot180627B linkage group LG23, Otsh_v2.0, whole genome shotgun sequence, the following proteins share a genomic window:
- the LOC112246940 gene encoding kin of IRRE-like protein 3 isoform X10 gives MLPFYLVICLMGTATQAAYFSQQPQDQVVVSGQSVTLPCVIVGYRGMVQWTKDGLALGGERDLPGWTRYSLMGDPLSGEHSLMIDSAELADDAVYECQATQAGLRSHRAKLTVLVPPTDPVVEGGPIIRVKAHTPYNLTCRASGAKPAAEITWYRDGEVMDTAIYSKMRMEDGKRELAVSMLPVVPEDKDSGRTYTCRVLNPAAPAGLQTSVTINVQHPPSVTLSVQPQTVMEGAKVLFICSASANPEITGYRWSKGGVPISEANGDSLEVTVDHSYFTDPVSCEVSNSVGSTNVSTLVDVQFGPRLLSEPKPMNVDIGMDAAFTCTWTGNPPLTLAWTKQGSSVVLSNGNTLQLKAVTQEDAGTYTCKAIVPRIGVAERDVTLTVNGPPIITADATQHAVKHSKGKLECLVGNSPPPDKIVWTFGDVTLSSGSSGRFSVQTVTSDHGVLSSLVLSETLAQDFLLRYNCTAWNRFGTGTALVTLKEQEALPMMIIIGAAVGGGCVLLICVVTLVSLCCRHTGKGKKCTRLSKSDIRVQIVHSDHNATRGNDDEEDVKEPMAPNSSESPGTSRTEHSDLLEEDEDERSDIKDPTNGYYNVHAHEDRVIRSGFSDYVPNPRPVYTPSQLPSPSPLYGQHTVVAATQPRIYDFSHRYATTTGARSTYEQQQAAAAQPGAIYPTDPVYSGSAYLPTAATYGRAFTSYVKPASYEKVDAYDQSDQASKVSSSSRFSYASSQVSSQQSDYGRPSQRMQTHV, from the exons CTACCCAAGCAGCCTACTTTTCCCAGCAGCCCCAAGACCAGGTAGTGGTGTCTGGCCAATCGGTGACTCTGCCCTGTGTTATCGTGGGGTACCGGGGAATGGTGCAGTGGACCAAAGACGGCCTGGCGCTGGGTGGTGAGAGAGATCTGCCAG GGTGGACACGCTACTCCTTAATGGGCGACCCGCTATCAGGTGAGCACAGCTTGATGATCGACTCGGCAGAGCTGGCGGATGACGCCGTGTACGAGTGTCAGGCTACGCAGGCCGGACTGCGCTCCCACCGAGCCAAGCTCACTGTTCTAG TTCCCCCCACAGACCCGGTGGTGGAGGGGGGTCCTATCATACGTGTGAAGGCCCACACACCCTACAACCTCACCTGCCGCGCCTCCGGGGCCAAGCCTGCCGCCGAGATCACCTGGTACAGAGACGGAGAGGTCATGGACACGGCCATATACTCCAAG ATGCggatggaggatgggaagagggAACTGGCTGTCAGTATGCTTCCTGTGGTGCCGGAGGACAAGGACTCTGGCCGTACCTACACCTGTCGCGTCCTCAACCCCGCCGCCCCCGCCGGACTCCAGACCTCCGTCACCATCAACGTCCAGC ACCCCCCATCAGTGACCCTGTCCGTCCAGCCCCAGACTGTCATGGAGGGAGCCAAGGTTCTGTTCATCTGCTCTGCCTCTGCCAACCCTGAGATCACAGGATACAG GTGGTCCAAGGGAGGAGTCCCGATCTCAGAGGCGAACGGGGACAGCCTGGAGGTGACGGTAGACCACTCGTACTTCACAGACCCTGTCTCCTGTGAGGTGTCCAACTCAGTGGGCAGCACCAACGTCAGCACCCTGGTGGATGTACAAT TTGGTCCCAGGCTGCTGTCCGAGCCCAAGCCCATGAACGTGGACATTGGGATGGACGCTGCCTTCACCTGCACCTGGACAGGCAACCCTCCCCTCACCCTGGCCTGGACCAAACAGGGCTCAAGCGTG GTGCTCAGTAATGGCAACACCCTACAGCTGAAGGCTGTCACCCAGGAGGATGCTGGGACGTATACCTGCAAAGCCATCGTCCCCCGCATCGGGGTGGCTGAGAGGGACGTCACGCTCACTGTCAACG gcccacCTATCATTACAGCGGACGCCACACAGCACGCTGTCAAGCACTCCAAGGGCAAGCTAGAGTGCCTGGTGGGAAACAGCCCCCCGCCTGACAAGATT GTGTGGACATTTGGAGACGTGACCCTCTCCTCGGGTTCCTCCGGTCGTTTCTCTGTCCAGACGGTGACCAGCGACCACGGGGTCCTGTCCTCCCTGGTCCTGTCTGAGACCCTGGCCCAGGACTTCCTACTCCGCTACAACTGCACCGCATGGAACCGCTTCGGTACAGGCACCGCGCTGGTCACCCTCAAGGAGCAAG AGGCCCTGCCCATGATGATCATCATTGGGGCGGCAGTGGGCGGAGGGTGTGTCCTGCTTATCTGTGTCGTcaccctggtctctctctgctgcaggcaCACCGGAAAAG GTAAAAAGTGCACACGCCTCTCAAAGAGTGACATCAGAGTTCAGATTGTGCACAGCGACCACAACGCTACCCGTGGCAACGATGATGAGGAGGATGTCAAGGAGCCGATG GCCCCCAACAGCAGTGAGTCTCCTGGGACGTCCCGGACGGAACACAGTGACCTGCTGGAGGAGGACGAGGACGAGAGGTCCGACATCAAG GACCCCACTAATGGCTACTACAACGTGCATGCTCACGAGGACCGGGTGATCCGCAGTGGTTTCTCAGATTACGTGCCCAACCCCCGTCCTGTCTACACACCATCCCAGCTGCCCTCCCCCAGCCCGCTGTATGGCCAGCACACAGTGGTGGCAGCCACACAGCCCCGAATCTATGACTTCTCCCACCGCTACGCAACCACCACAGGGGCTCGCTCCACCTACGAGCAGCAGCAGGCAGCGGCAGCCCAGCCCGGAGCCATCTACCCCACCGACCCAGTCTACAGCGGctctgcctacctgcctaccGCCGCCACATATGGCCGAGCCTTCACCAGCTACGTCAAGCCCGCCTCCTACGAGAAGGTGGACGCCTACGATCAATCGGACCAGGCCAGCAAGGTGTCTAGCTCCTCCCGTTTCTCATATGCATCATCGCAGGTCTCCTCCCAGCAGTCCGACTACGGACGGCCGTCACAACGCATGCAGACTCACGTCTGA
- the LOC112246940 gene encoding kin of IRRE-like protein 3 isoform X8, translating to MLPFYLVICLMGTATQAAYFSQQPQDQVVVSGQSVTLPCVIVGYRGMVQWTKDGLALGGERDLPGWTRYSLMGDPLSGEHSLMIDSAELADDAVYECQATQAGLRSHRAKLTVLVPPTDPVVEGGPIIRVKAHTPYNLTCRASGAKPAAEITWYRDGEVMDTAIYSKMRMEDGKRELAVSMLPVVPEDKDSGRTYTCRVLNPAAPAGLQTSVTINVQHPPSVTLSVQPQTVMEGAKVLFICSASANPEITGYRWSKGGVPISEANGDSLEVTVDHSYFTDPVSCEVSNSVGSTNVSTLVDVQFGPRLLSEPKPMNVDIGMDAAFTCTWTGNPPLTLAWTKQGSSVVLSNGNTLQLKAVTQEDAGTYTCKAIVPRIGVAERDVTLTVNGPPIITADATQHAVKHSKGKLECLVGNSPPPDKIVWTFGDVTLSSGSSGRFSVQTVTSDHGVLSSLVLSETLAQDFLLRYNCTAWNRFGTGTALVTLKEQGTEALPMMIIIGAAVGGGCVLLICVVTLVSLCCRHTGKGKKCTRLSKSDIRVQIVHSDHNATRGNDDEEDVKEPMAPNSSESPGTSRTEHSDLLEEDEDERSDIKVKTDPTNGYYNVHAHEDRVIRSGFSDYVPNPRPVYTPSQLPSPSPLYGQHTVVAATQPRIYDFSHRYATTTGARSTYEQQQAAAAQPGAIYPTDPVYSGSAYLPTAATYGRAFTSYVKPASYEKVDAYDQSDQASKVSSSSRFSYASSQVSSQQSDYGRPSQRMQTHV from the exons CTACCCAAGCAGCCTACTTTTCCCAGCAGCCCCAAGACCAGGTAGTGGTGTCTGGCCAATCGGTGACTCTGCCCTGTGTTATCGTGGGGTACCGGGGAATGGTGCAGTGGACCAAAGACGGCCTGGCGCTGGGTGGTGAGAGAGATCTGCCAG GGTGGACACGCTACTCCTTAATGGGCGACCCGCTATCAGGTGAGCACAGCTTGATGATCGACTCGGCAGAGCTGGCGGATGACGCCGTGTACGAGTGTCAGGCTACGCAGGCCGGACTGCGCTCCCACCGAGCCAAGCTCACTGTTCTAG TTCCCCCCACAGACCCGGTGGTGGAGGGGGGTCCTATCATACGTGTGAAGGCCCACACACCCTACAACCTCACCTGCCGCGCCTCCGGGGCCAAGCCTGCCGCCGAGATCACCTGGTACAGAGACGGAGAGGTCATGGACACGGCCATATACTCCAAG ATGCggatggaggatgggaagagggAACTGGCTGTCAGTATGCTTCCTGTGGTGCCGGAGGACAAGGACTCTGGCCGTACCTACACCTGTCGCGTCCTCAACCCCGCCGCCCCCGCCGGACTCCAGACCTCCGTCACCATCAACGTCCAGC ACCCCCCATCAGTGACCCTGTCCGTCCAGCCCCAGACTGTCATGGAGGGAGCCAAGGTTCTGTTCATCTGCTCTGCCTCTGCCAACCCTGAGATCACAGGATACAG GTGGTCCAAGGGAGGAGTCCCGATCTCAGAGGCGAACGGGGACAGCCTGGAGGTGACGGTAGACCACTCGTACTTCACAGACCCTGTCTCCTGTGAGGTGTCCAACTCAGTGGGCAGCACCAACGTCAGCACCCTGGTGGATGTACAAT TTGGTCCCAGGCTGCTGTCCGAGCCCAAGCCCATGAACGTGGACATTGGGATGGACGCTGCCTTCACCTGCACCTGGACAGGCAACCCTCCCCTCACCCTGGCCTGGACCAAACAGGGCTCAAGCGTG GTGCTCAGTAATGGCAACACCCTACAGCTGAAGGCTGTCACCCAGGAGGATGCTGGGACGTATACCTGCAAAGCCATCGTCCCCCGCATCGGGGTGGCTGAGAGGGACGTCACGCTCACTGTCAACG gcccacCTATCATTACAGCGGACGCCACACAGCACGCTGTCAAGCACTCCAAGGGCAAGCTAGAGTGCCTGGTGGGAAACAGCCCCCCGCCTGACAAGATT GTGTGGACATTTGGAGACGTGACCCTCTCCTCGGGTTCCTCCGGTCGTTTCTCTGTCCAGACGGTGACCAGCGACCACGGGGTCCTGTCCTCCCTGGTCCTGTCTGAGACCCTGGCCCAGGACTTCCTACTCCGCTACAACTGCACCGCATGGAACCGCTTCGGTACAGGCACCGCGCTGGTCACCCTCAAGGAGCAAGGTACGG AGGCCCTGCCCATGATGATCATCATTGGGGCGGCAGTGGGCGGAGGGTGTGTCCTGCTTATCTGTGTCGTcaccctggtctctctctgctgcaggcaCACCGGAAAAG GTAAAAAGTGCACACGCCTCTCAAAGAGTGACATCAGAGTTCAGATTGTGCACAGCGACCACAACGCTACCCGTGGCAACGATGATGAGGAGGATGTCAAGGAGCCGATG GCCCCCAACAGCAGTGAGTCTCCTGGGACGTCCCGGACGGAACACAGTGACCTGCTGGAGGAGGACGAGGACGAGAGGTCCGACATCAAGGTAAAAACC GACCCCACTAATGGCTACTACAACGTGCATGCTCACGAGGACCGGGTGATCCGCAGTGGTTTCTCAGATTACGTGCCCAACCCCCGTCCTGTCTACACACCATCCCAGCTGCCCTCCCCCAGCCCGCTGTATGGCCAGCACACAGTGGTGGCAGCCACACAGCCCCGAATCTATGACTTCTCCCACCGCTACGCAACCACCACAGGGGCTCGCTCCACCTACGAGCAGCAGCAGGCAGCGGCAGCCCAGCCCGGAGCCATCTACCCCACCGACCCAGTCTACAGCGGctctgcctacctgcctaccGCCGCCACATATGGCCGAGCCTTCACCAGCTACGTCAAGCCCGCCTCCTACGAGAAGGTGGACGCCTACGATCAATCGGACCAGGCCAGCAAGGTGTCTAGCTCCTCCCGTTTCTCATATGCATCATCGCAGGTCTCCTCCCAGCAGTCCGACTACGGACGGCCGTCACAACGCATGCAGACTCACGTCTGA
- the LOC112246940 gene encoding kin of IRRE-like protein 3 isoform X7 — protein sequence MLPFYLVICLMGTATQAAYFSQQPQDQVVVSGQSVTLPCVIVGYRGMVQWTKDGLALGGERDLPGWTRYSLMGDPLSGEHSLMIDSAELADDAVYECQATQAGLRSHRAKLTVLVPPTDPVVEGGPIIRVKAHTPYNLTCRASGAKPAAEITWYRDGEVMDTAIYSKMRMEDGKRELAVSMLPVVPEDKDSGRTYTCRVLNPAAPAGLQTSVTINVQHPPSVTLSVQPQTVMEGAKVLFICSASANPEITGYRWSKGGVPISEANGDSLEVTVDHSYFTDPVSCEVSNSVGSTNVSTLVDVQFGPRLLSEPKPMNVDIGMDAAFTCTWTGNPPLTLAWTKQGSSVVLSNGNTLQLKAVTQEDAGTYTCKAIVPRIGVAERDVTLTVNGPPIITADATQHAVKHSKGKLECLVGNSPPPDKIVWTFGDVTLSSGSSGRFSVQTVTSDHGVLSSLVLSETLAQDFLLRYNCTAWNRFGTGTALVTLKEQGTEALPMMIIIGAAVGGGCVLLICVVTLVSLCCRHTGKGKKCTRLSKSDIRVQIVHSDHNATRGNDDEEDVKEPMGLLFPPQAPNSSESPGTSRTEHSDLLEEDEDERSDIKDPTNGYYNVHAHEDRVIRSGFSDYVPNPRPVYTPSQLPSPSPLYGQHTVVAATQPRIYDFSHRYATTTGARSTYEQQQAAAAQPGAIYPTDPVYSGSAYLPTAATYGRAFTSYVKPASYEKVDAYDQSDQASKVSSSSRFSYASSQVSSQQSDYGRPSQRMQTHV from the exons CTACCCAAGCAGCCTACTTTTCCCAGCAGCCCCAAGACCAGGTAGTGGTGTCTGGCCAATCGGTGACTCTGCCCTGTGTTATCGTGGGGTACCGGGGAATGGTGCAGTGGACCAAAGACGGCCTGGCGCTGGGTGGTGAGAGAGATCTGCCAG GGTGGACACGCTACTCCTTAATGGGCGACCCGCTATCAGGTGAGCACAGCTTGATGATCGACTCGGCAGAGCTGGCGGATGACGCCGTGTACGAGTGTCAGGCTACGCAGGCCGGACTGCGCTCCCACCGAGCCAAGCTCACTGTTCTAG TTCCCCCCACAGACCCGGTGGTGGAGGGGGGTCCTATCATACGTGTGAAGGCCCACACACCCTACAACCTCACCTGCCGCGCCTCCGGGGCCAAGCCTGCCGCCGAGATCACCTGGTACAGAGACGGAGAGGTCATGGACACGGCCATATACTCCAAG ATGCggatggaggatgggaagagggAACTGGCTGTCAGTATGCTTCCTGTGGTGCCGGAGGACAAGGACTCTGGCCGTACCTACACCTGTCGCGTCCTCAACCCCGCCGCCCCCGCCGGACTCCAGACCTCCGTCACCATCAACGTCCAGC ACCCCCCATCAGTGACCCTGTCCGTCCAGCCCCAGACTGTCATGGAGGGAGCCAAGGTTCTGTTCATCTGCTCTGCCTCTGCCAACCCTGAGATCACAGGATACAG GTGGTCCAAGGGAGGAGTCCCGATCTCAGAGGCGAACGGGGACAGCCTGGAGGTGACGGTAGACCACTCGTACTTCACAGACCCTGTCTCCTGTGAGGTGTCCAACTCAGTGGGCAGCACCAACGTCAGCACCCTGGTGGATGTACAAT TTGGTCCCAGGCTGCTGTCCGAGCCCAAGCCCATGAACGTGGACATTGGGATGGACGCTGCCTTCACCTGCACCTGGACAGGCAACCCTCCCCTCACCCTGGCCTGGACCAAACAGGGCTCAAGCGTG GTGCTCAGTAATGGCAACACCCTACAGCTGAAGGCTGTCACCCAGGAGGATGCTGGGACGTATACCTGCAAAGCCATCGTCCCCCGCATCGGGGTGGCTGAGAGGGACGTCACGCTCACTGTCAACG gcccacCTATCATTACAGCGGACGCCACACAGCACGCTGTCAAGCACTCCAAGGGCAAGCTAGAGTGCCTGGTGGGAAACAGCCCCCCGCCTGACAAGATT GTGTGGACATTTGGAGACGTGACCCTCTCCTCGGGTTCCTCCGGTCGTTTCTCTGTCCAGACGGTGACCAGCGACCACGGGGTCCTGTCCTCCCTGGTCCTGTCTGAGACCCTGGCCCAGGACTTCCTACTCCGCTACAACTGCACCGCATGGAACCGCTTCGGTACAGGCACCGCGCTGGTCACCCTCAAGGAGCAAGGTACGG AGGCCCTGCCCATGATGATCATCATTGGGGCGGCAGTGGGCGGAGGGTGTGTCCTGCTTATCTGTGTCGTcaccctggtctctctctgctgcaggcaCACCGGAAAAG GTAAAAAGTGCACACGCCTCTCAAAGAGTGACATCAGAGTTCAGATTGTGCACAGCGACCACAACGCTACCCGTGGCAACGATGATGAGGAGGATGTCAAGGAGCCGATG GGCCTGTTGTTTCCCCCTCAGGCCCCCAACAGCAGTGAGTCTCCTGGGACGTCCCGGACGGAACACAGTGACCTGCTGGAGGAGGACGAGGACGAGAGGTCCGACATCAAG GACCCCACTAATGGCTACTACAACGTGCATGCTCACGAGGACCGGGTGATCCGCAGTGGTTTCTCAGATTACGTGCCCAACCCCCGTCCTGTCTACACACCATCCCAGCTGCCCTCCCCCAGCCCGCTGTATGGCCAGCACACAGTGGTGGCAGCCACACAGCCCCGAATCTATGACTTCTCCCACCGCTACGCAACCACCACAGGGGCTCGCTCCACCTACGAGCAGCAGCAGGCAGCGGCAGCCCAGCCCGGAGCCATCTACCCCACCGACCCAGTCTACAGCGGctctgcctacctgcctaccGCCGCCACATATGGCCGAGCCTTCACCAGCTACGTCAAGCCCGCCTCCTACGAGAAGGTGGACGCCTACGATCAATCGGACCAGGCCAGCAAGGTGTCTAGCTCCTCCCGTTTCTCATATGCATCATCGCAGGTCTCCTCCCAGCAGTCCGACTACGGACGGCCGTCACAACGCATGCAGACTCACGTCTGA
- the LOC112246940 gene encoding kin of IRRE-like protein 3 isoform X5, with protein sequence MLPFYLVICLMGTATQAAYFSQQPQDQVVVSGQSVTLPCVIVGYRGMVQWTKDGLALGGERDLPGWTRYSLMGDPLSGEHSLMIDSAELADDAVYECQATQAGLRSHRAKLTVLVPPTDPVVEGGPIIRVKAHTPYNLTCRASGAKPAAEITWYRDGEVMDTAIYSKMRMEDGKRELAVSMLPVVPEDKDSGRTYTCRVLNPAAPAGLQTSVTINVQHPPSVTLSVQPQTVMEGAKVLFICSASANPEITGYRWSKGGVPISEANGDSLEVTVDHSYFTDPVSCEVSNSVGSTNVSTLVDVQFGPRLLSEPKPMNVDIGMDAAFTCTWTGNPPLTLAWTKQGSSVVLSNGNTLQLKAVTQEDAGTYTCKAIVPRIGVAERDVTLTVNGPPIITADATQHAVKHSKGKLECLVGNSPPPDKIVWTFGDVTLSSGSSGRFSVQTVTSDHGVLSSLVLSETLAQDFLLRYNCTAWNRFGTGTALVTLKEQGTEALPMMIIIGAAVGGGCVLLICVVTLVSLCCRHTGKGKKCTRLSKSDIRVQIVHSDHNATRGNDDEEDVKEPMGLLFPPQAPNSSESPGTSRTEHSDLLEEDEDERSDIKVKTDPTNGYYNVHAHEDRVIRSGFSDYVPNPRPVYTPSQLPSPSPLYGQHTVVAATQPRIYDFSHRYATTTGARSTYEQQQAAAAQPGAIYPTDPVYSGSAYLPTAATYGRAFTSYVKPASYEKVDAYDQSDQASKVSSSSRFSYASSQVSSQQSDYGRPSQRMQTHV encoded by the exons CTACCCAAGCAGCCTACTTTTCCCAGCAGCCCCAAGACCAGGTAGTGGTGTCTGGCCAATCGGTGACTCTGCCCTGTGTTATCGTGGGGTACCGGGGAATGGTGCAGTGGACCAAAGACGGCCTGGCGCTGGGTGGTGAGAGAGATCTGCCAG GGTGGACACGCTACTCCTTAATGGGCGACCCGCTATCAGGTGAGCACAGCTTGATGATCGACTCGGCAGAGCTGGCGGATGACGCCGTGTACGAGTGTCAGGCTACGCAGGCCGGACTGCGCTCCCACCGAGCCAAGCTCACTGTTCTAG TTCCCCCCACAGACCCGGTGGTGGAGGGGGGTCCTATCATACGTGTGAAGGCCCACACACCCTACAACCTCACCTGCCGCGCCTCCGGGGCCAAGCCTGCCGCCGAGATCACCTGGTACAGAGACGGAGAGGTCATGGACACGGCCATATACTCCAAG ATGCggatggaggatgggaagagggAACTGGCTGTCAGTATGCTTCCTGTGGTGCCGGAGGACAAGGACTCTGGCCGTACCTACACCTGTCGCGTCCTCAACCCCGCCGCCCCCGCCGGACTCCAGACCTCCGTCACCATCAACGTCCAGC ACCCCCCATCAGTGACCCTGTCCGTCCAGCCCCAGACTGTCATGGAGGGAGCCAAGGTTCTGTTCATCTGCTCTGCCTCTGCCAACCCTGAGATCACAGGATACAG GTGGTCCAAGGGAGGAGTCCCGATCTCAGAGGCGAACGGGGACAGCCTGGAGGTGACGGTAGACCACTCGTACTTCACAGACCCTGTCTCCTGTGAGGTGTCCAACTCAGTGGGCAGCACCAACGTCAGCACCCTGGTGGATGTACAAT TTGGTCCCAGGCTGCTGTCCGAGCCCAAGCCCATGAACGTGGACATTGGGATGGACGCTGCCTTCACCTGCACCTGGACAGGCAACCCTCCCCTCACCCTGGCCTGGACCAAACAGGGCTCAAGCGTG GTGCTCAGTAATGGCAACACCCTACAGCTGAAGGCTGTCACCCAGGAGGATGCTGGGACGTATACCTGCAAAGCCATCGTCCCCCGCATCGGGGTGGCTGAGAGGGACGTCACGCTCACTGTCAACG gcccacCTATCATTACAGCGGACGCCACACAGCACGCTGTCAAGCACTCCAAGGGCAAGCTAGAGTGCCTGGTGGGAAACAGCCCCCCGCCTGACAAGATT GTGTGGACATTTGGAGACGTGACCCTCTCCTCGGGTTCCTCCGGTCGTTTCTCTGTCCAGACGGTGACCAGCGACCACGGGGTCCTGTCCTCCCTGGTCCTGTCTGAGACCCTGGCCCAGGACTTCCTACTCCGCTACAACTGCACCGCATGGAACCGCTTCGGTACAGGCACCGCGCTGGTCACCCTCAAGGAGCAAGGTACGG AGGCCCTGCCCATGATGATCATCATTGGGGCGGCAGTGGGCGGAGGGTGTGTCCTGCTTATCTGTGTCGTcaccctggtctctctctgctgcaggcaCACCGGAAAAG GTAAAAAGTGCACACGCCTCTCAAAGAGTGACATCAGAGTTCAGATTGTGCACAGCGACCACAACGCTACCCGTGGCAACGATGATGAGGAGGATGTCAAGGAGCCGATG GGCCTGTTGTTTCCCCCTCAGGCCCCCAACAGCAGTGAGTCTCCTGGGACGTCCCGGACGGAACACAGTGACCTGCTGGAGGAGGACGAGGACGAGAGGTCCGACATCAAGGTAAAAACC GACCCCACTAATGGCTACTACAACGTGCATGCTCACGAGGACCGGGTGATCCGCAGTGGTTTCTCAGATTACGTGCCCAACCCCCGTCCTGTCTACACACCATCCCAGCTGCCCTCCCCCAGCCCGCTGTATGGCCAGCACACAGTGGTGGCAGCCACACAGCCCCGAATCTATGACTTCTCCCACCGCTACGCAACCACCACAGGGGCTCGCTCCACCTACGAGCAGCAGCAGGCAGCGGCAGCCCAGCCCGGAGCCATCTACCCCACCGACCCAGTCTACAGCGGctctgcctacctgcctaccGCCGCCACATATGGCCGAGCCTTCACCAGCTACGTCAAGCCCGCCTCCTACGAGAAGGTGGACGCCTACGATCAATCGGACCAGGCCAGCAAGGTGTCTAGCTCCTCCCGTTTCTCATATGCATCATCGCAGGTCTCCTCCCAGCAGTCCGACTACGGACGGCCGTCACAACGCATGCAGACTCACGTCTGA